Proteins from a genomic interval of uncultured Methanocorpusculum sp.:
- a CDS encoding DNA-directed RNA polymerase subunit D — translation MDLVFSRLDDSVARFTIHGATPAFANALRRSMIGEVPTLAIEDIRIYDNTSVLFDEMLAHRLGLIPIKTDLSQYVPRSGCSCGGEGCPHCTVMFTLSVEGPKMVTSGDLISMDENVVPVHNNIPIVKLWENQKVVLEAVAEVNYGKEHAKWQPTLACGYSEYPVITIKDTCDGCGKCVAECPRDVLELTKDTVSIRVVNGESKEKDCSLCRLCETACMDSGIGEDPAIIISADSTKFIFVVESDGSLPVKEIIERALLHIKSRSSDLIEALQEGL, via the coding sequence ATGGATCTTGTATTCAGCAGGCTCGATGACTCTGTCGCACGTTTTACTATTCACGGAGCGACTCCTGCATTTGCCAACGCACTTCGTCGCTCGATGATCGGTGAGGTGCCAACCCTCGCCATCGAAGATATCCGCATCTATGACAATACCAGCGTTCTCTTTGACGAGATGCTGGCACACAGACTTGGTCTCATCCCCATTAAGACCGACCTCTCGCAGTACGTTCCGCGAAGCGGATGTTCCTGCGGTGGCGAGGGATGTCCACACTGCACGGTAATGTTTACCCTGAGTGTTGAAGGCCCGAAGATGGTCACCTCCGGTGATCTTATCTCCATGGACGAGAACGTCGTCCCGGTCCACAACAATATCCCGATCGTCAAACTTTGGGAAAATCAGAAGGTCGTTTTGGAGGCAGTGGCGGAAGTCAACTACGGAAAAGAGCATGCCAAATGGCAGCCGACTCTTGCCTGCGGTTACTCCGAATATCCGGTCATCACCATCAAAGATACCTGTGACGGCTGCGGAAAATGTGTTGCCGAATGTCCACGCGACGTTCTGGAACTCACCAAAGATACCGTCAGCATCCGTGTTGTAAACGGCGAAAGCAAGGAAAAAGACTGTTCGTTATGCCGTCTCTGCGAGACTGCATGTATGGACAGTGGCATCGGCGAAGACCCTGCTATTATTATTAGTGCAGACAGCACGAAGTTCATCTTCGTTGTTGAAAGCGACGGGTCCTTGCCGGTGAAAGAGATCATTGAAAGAGCACTGCTGCATATCAAGTCAAGATCCTCAGATCTTATTGAAGCATTACAGGAGGGACTGTAA
- a CDS encoding 50S ribosomal protein L13 encodes MVTVIDGENLLLGRLSSIVATRILAGEEIAIINAEKVIVSGARAMVLNEYQVKRVRGSVEGGPFLPRRPDHLVKRTIRGMIPYKTRPGAAAFRRVKAYVGVPYELIDVEAEVLEDAHRSRLSGARYISVGEISKNLGAKF; translated from the coding sequence ATGGTAACAGTTATTGATGGAGAAAATCTCCTTCTTGGAAGACTATCCAGTATTGTTGCAACCCGCATCCTCGCCGGTGAGGAGATTGCAATCATCAATGCCGAGAAGGTCATCGTATCCGGCGCTCGTGCAATGGTCTTAAACGAATACCAGGTTAAGCGTGTTCGCGGATCCGTCGAAGGAGGTCCGTTCCTTCCAAGACGCCCGGATCACCTGGTAAAACGCACCATCCGCGGTATGATCCCCTACAAGACACGGCCGGGAGCAGCAGCTTTCCGCCGCGTCAAGGCATACGTCGGAGTTCCTTACGAACTCATAGACGTCGAGGCGGAAGTTCTGGAAGACGCTCACCGCAGCCGGCTGAGCGGAGCCAGATACATCTCTGTTGGTGAGATCAGCAAAAACCTTGGAGCAAAATTCTAA
- a CDS encoding type IV pilin N-terminal domain-containing protein, which translates to MKARPEAAISPTIGVILLIFLTVVLVGIAGLVFFGFADNLTEPKHAYITAETTGNTTNPLVLRVWDIGGGTVLKDLIVSVNTPDGISIGTPTKISNAFYVGETIPIEFDDSFPKGNYLVTVTGEFADGAKQVLFTKNMELGADGQKIKEVSTEKLFLMANYAYWAPNKIYLTDTTPSRISRTSHTGRLILATPGWTYRYYSIRRTITAIRIRPRHSTERRRNS; encoded by the coding sequence ATGAAAGCAAGACCAGAAGCCGCAATATCGCCGACGATCGGCGTGATACTTCTCATCTTTCTAACCGTAGTTCTTGTCGGCATAGCCGGGCTGGTTTTTTTCGGCTTTGCTGATAATCTAACGGAGCCAAAACATGCATATATCACCGCAGAAACAACGGGAAACACCACAAATCCTCTGGTCCTGCGTGTCTGGGACATCGGTGGCGGGACTGTGTTAAAAGATCTGATCGTTTCCGTAAACACGCCGGACGGAATCAGTATCGGGACACCGACCAAGATTTCAAATGCATTTTATGTGGGGGAGACCATCCCAATCGAATTCGACGACAGCTTTCCAAAAGGAAACTACCTTGTGACAGTAACCGGCGAATTTGCCGACGGAGCGAAACAGGTGCTCTTTACCAAAAATATGGAGCTTGGAGCCGACGGCCAGAAGATCAAGGAGGTCAGTACGGAAAAGCTCTTCCTTATGGCAAATTATGCATACTGGGCGCCGAACAAAATCTATCTGACGGATACGACCCCCTCAAGAATATCGCGAACATCGCATACTGGACGCTTGATCTTGGCTACTCCGGGGTGGACATACAGGTATTATTCGATCAGGCGGACGATTACAGCTATACGTATCCGGCCGAGGCATTCAACGGAACGTCGCAGAAATTCCTGA
- a CDS encoding translation initiation factor IF-2 subunit beta yields MVQSYEDMLKAVYSGIGEPTETGERFVMPKAKIYLEGKTTVLENFSDIADTLNRDPDHFMKFILGELGTAGKIDGTRAVFNGKFEQAQFDAILETYVGDYVICSECGRPDTKLVKEDRVLMLLCEACGSKRPIRKRKAKTEVQGPAIEEGKELEVHIESISKKGDGVARIGKYILYVAGTKAGQNVKVRITRISGQVAFTQKIL; encoded by the coding sequence ATGGTGCAGTCATACGAAGATATGTTAAAGGCCGTGTATTCCGGGATAGGGGAACCGACGGAGACCGGCGAACGGTTCGTCATGCCGAAGGCGAAGATCTACCTCGAGGGGAAAACTACGGTCCTCGAGAACTTTTCCGATATCGCCGATACCCTCAACCGTGATCCCGATCATTTCATGAAGTTCATTCTGGGCGAACTTGGTACGGCAGGCAAGATCGACGGGACCCGCGCGGTGTTCAATGGAAAGTTCGAACAGGCGCAGTTCGATGCGATTTTAGAGACCTATGTCGGCGATTACGTCATCTGCTCAGAATGCGGCAGGCCGGACACGAAACTCGTCAAAGAAGACCGTGTTCTGATGCTTCTCTGCGAGGCGTGCGGATCGAAGAGACCTATCCGTAAACGCAAAGCGAAAACCGAGGTTCAGGGCCCTGCGATCGAGGAAGGAAAGGAACTCGAGGTCCATATCGAATCGATCAGCAAGAAAGGCGACGGCGTTGCAAGAATCGGTAAATATATTCTCTATGTCGCCGGAACCAAGGCCGGTCAGAATGTCAAGGTGCGGATCACCCGTATCTCCGGTCAGGTTGCCTTCACTCAGAAAATCCTTTAA
- the priL gene encoding DNA primase regulatory subunit PriL translates to MRTSVEKRDLAHYPFLPEAQGLLASRGIKVAGLSGSKIGCSYLDRAAERVITALDGKTVYPESEDDVVSDIITYVLARVLASASKDKRTMDRLCKMEASRVYAYFHAEENELLKKRVCEELGLELGDGSLPVIRYVELASRVCDAKWRLINRDVENGFVSVSSDEMDVLIAERIRAILSSGLPLDIPESIAKEYLPWSDRILSAVQERTLVEFGAIDESAYPPCIQALIAAAAAGVNLTHSGRFSMTAFLHNVGMNAEQVAGIFARSPDYNPDMTNYQVDHILTNEYTTPSCATMLTHGVCVNKDKLCESVSHPLNYYRSKKKMLEKMRMRDEAMAKKAETAEKENPDAPSPGP, encoded by the coding sequence ATGCGCACGTCCGTTGAAAAGCGCGACCTGGCTCATTATCCTTTTTTACCTGAAGCACAGGGGCTGCTTGCATCCCGCGGAATCAAAGTTGCCGGGCTTTCCGGCTCGAAGATCGGCTGTTCCTATCTCGACCGCGCTGCTGAACGGGTGATTACGGCACTTGACGGAAAAACCGTCTACCCCGAGTCGGAAGACGATGTTGTCTCCGATATCATAACGTATGTTCTTGCACGGGTGCTCGCCTCCGCATCGAAAGACAAACGGACAATGGACCGGCTCTGCAAAATGGAAGCATCCCGCGTCTATGCGTATTTCCATGCCGAAGAGAACGAACTTTTGAAAAAACGGGTCTGCGAGGAACTGGGTCTCGAACTCGGCGACGGTTCTCTTCCCGTCATCCGGTATGTGGAACTCGCCTCCCGCGTGTGTGATGCGAAGTGGCGGCTGATCAACCGGGACGTGGAAAACGGGTTTGTCTCCGTCTCTTCCGACGAGATGGATGTTTTGATCGCCGAAAGGATCCGGGCGATCCTCTCCTCCGGTCTGCCGCTCGACATCCCCGAGTCGATCGCAAAAGAGTATCTTCCGTGGAGTGATCGGATCCTCTCCGCCGTGCAGGAGCGAACACTTGTCGAGTTCGGAGCGATCGACGAGTCGGCGTATCCTCCCTGTATCCAGGCATTGATCGCTGCGGCGGCGGCAGGCGTGAATCTTACGCATTCGGGCCGTTTTTCCATGACGGCGTTTCTGCATAACGTCGGGATGAACGCCGAGCAGGTTGCGGGAATTTTTGCGCGAAGCCCGGATTATAATCCGGATATGACGAATTATCAGGTCGATCATATCCTGACGAATGAATATACCACGCCTTCCTGTGCCACCATGCTGACGCATGGGGTCTGCGTTAATAAAGATAAGCTCTGCGAATCGGTTTCCCATCCGCTGAACTACTACCGCTCCAAAAAGAAGATGCTGGAAAAAATGCGGATGCGGGACGAAGCCATGGCAAAGAAAGCGGAGACGGCAGAGAAAGAAAATCCCGATGCCCCGTCTCCCGGGCCGTGA
- a CDS encoding DNA polymerase sliding clamp, with amino-acid sequence MLKATIEADIFRETIDAVSALVNECRLHVDEKGIRTITVDTSNVAMVSLELSASAFLTFAAEPCEIGLDIEKIRSMMSMIGKTDIVSLELDDSGKKLKISFGGYEYSITLLDTKTIRKDPNAPNLNLPATFEVPGVMFNDAIKASSMVSDKISLAVSADTCVFTMNADGDSDRIKRELTGDDVHYLTCADARSLFSLDYLKDMGKSIGRADKVQIRLGTDHPVQFSFVYAGGKGSVGYLLAPRIEAD; translated from the coding sequence ATGTTAAAAGCAACCATTGAAGCAGATATTTTCCGTGAGACCATCGATGCGGTTTCAGCACTGGTAAACGAATGCCGTCTTCACGTTGACGAGAAGGGGATCAGAACCATCACGGTGGATACCTCCAACGTGGCAATGGTTTCCCTGGAACTCTCTGCATCGGCGTTTCTCACATTCGCGGCAGAACCCTGTGAAATTGGTCTCGACATCGAAAAGATCAGATCGATGATGTCCATGATCGGCAAAACGGATATCGTCTCTCTCGAACTTGACGACTCCGGCAAAAAACTCAAAATCAGTTTCGGCGGGTATGAATATTCGATAACCCTGCTTGATACAAAGACCATCAGAAAAGACCCGAACGCGCCGAACCTGAATCTGCCCGCAACCTTTGAAGTGCCCGGCGTAATGTTCAATGATGCCATCAAGGCTTCCTCAATGGTTTCCGATAAGATCTCCCTTGCCGTGTCTGCGGACACCTGCGTTTTTACCATGAATGCCGACGGTGATTCCGACCGGATCAAACGCGAACTTACCGGCGATGATGTGCATTATCTCACCTGTGCGGATGCAAGATCCCTTTTCTCTCTTGACTATCTCAAAGACATGGGCAAATCGATCGGCCGTGCCGACAAGGTCCAGATCCGCCTTGGCACCGATCACCCGGTCCAGTTCTCCTTCGTCTATGCAGGCGGCAAGGGAAGTGTGGGCTACCTTCTTGCTCCGAGGATCGAGGCAGATTAA
- a CDS encoding 30S ribosomal protein S13 codes for MVEESELKYFVRIINTDLDGTQPVQLALTGIKGIGLHAALIIARRAGVDTRATMGLLGDEDVAAIEKQVKAYPASVPKWMVNRPVDVYSGEPKHLYGSDLSLAKEDDINLMKKMRCYRGIRHENGLKVRGQRTKATGRFGKIVGVSKRRN; via the coding sequence ATGGTTGAAGAGTCAGAATTAAAATATTTTGTGCGGATCATTAACACTGATCTGGACGGTACCCAGCCTGTGCAGCTCGCGCTCACCGGCATTAAGGGCATCGGCCTCCATGCCGCACTCATCATCGCACGCCGTGCAGGCGTCGACACCCGTGCCACCATGGGTCTCTTAGGCGATGAAGATGTGGCCGCGATTGAAAAGCAGGTAAAAGCATACCCTGCCTCAGTGCCAAAATGGATGGTCAACCGCCCGGTAGATGTGTACTCGGGAGAACCGAAACACCTCTACGGCAGCGACCTTTCCCTTGCGAAGGAAGATGACATCAACCTCATGAAGAAGATGCGGTGTTACCGCGGTATCCGTCATGAGAATGGTCTCAAAGTTCGCGGACAGCGTACTAAAGCAACCGGCAGATTTGGAAAGATCGTCGGTGTCTCCAAGAGGCGGAACTAA
- a CDS encoding DNA-directed RNA polymerase subunit K, with amino-acid sequence MTYTRYERARIVGARALQISMGAPVLVKTVKIDPLDIALEEFDADRVPITVKRQFGTCSEVL; translated from the coding sequence ATGACATATACACGTTATGAACGTGCCCGCATCGTCGGGGCACGTGCTTTACAGATTTCTATGGGAGCTCCGGTTCTCGTGAAAACCGTAAAGATTGATCCTCTTGACATCGCGTTAGAGGAGTTCGACGCTGATCGGGTCCCGATAACGGTGAAACGCCAGTTCGGTACCTGCTCAGAGGTGCTTTAA
- a CDS encoding DNA-directed RNA polymerase subunit L — translation MKLKIIELEKDKIRVSLEGEGHTIVNALVDEILADPEVDVAKYVIKYQFSDPEVFITMKPGATKEPLTVMREAAQHMIDRCDALLSCLKN, via the coding sequence ATGAAGCTGAAGATTATCGAGCTTGAGAAAGATAAGATACGGGTCAGTCTCGAAGGTGAAGGGCACACCATCGTCAATGCGCTGGTGGATGAGATCCTTGCAGATCCTGAAGTGGATGTTGCCAAATACGTGATCAAATACCAGTTCTCCGACCCAGAAGTGTTTATCACCATGAAGCCCGGAGCTACCAAAGAGCCGCTCACCGTAATGCGTGAAGCCGCCCAGCATATGATCGACCGCTGCGACGCTCTTCTGAGCTGTCTGAAAAACTAA
- the eno gene encoding phosphopyruvate hydratase: MTEISDILLRTILDSRGNPTVEAEISTISGGFGRACAPSGASTGIYEAKVRPCDEAVADAYINLLPKLIELDSADQRGFDDTLHEVDGTSDLSGIGANIAVALSLANAKAAASTLNMELYQYLGGAFISQTPLPLGNVIGGGAHAVDATDIQEFLIVPTGASTAAEAVFTNALVHKRIKEILIARGKGCGKGDEGAWAPHIADLEAFEIVNEATTKVFDETGIEVHMGLDVAASEMWDAASGRYVYKNAKRTTEEQIAYIADLTEKYNLIYVEDPIQEEDFEGFARITEEVSGRDTLICGDDMFVTNASRLEEGIKLDACNCVLIKPNQIGTLTDTFETISLAHDYGYETVMSHRSGETTDNTIAHLATAFGCCFMKSGVVGGERIAKLNELIRIEEHF, from the coding sequence ATGACTGAAATTTCCGACATTCTTCTTCGGACAATTCTGGACTCCCGCGGCAATCCGACCGTCGAAGCCGAGATCTCCACGATCTCCGGCGGATTCGGTCGTGCCTGCGCTCCGAGCGGAGCCTCTACCGGTATCTATGAGGCAAAAGTCCGTCCGTGCGACGAGGCCGTGGCCGATGCCTATATCAACCTCCTCCCCAAACTGATAGAACTTGATTCTGCCGATCAGCGCGGATTCGATGACACCCTGCATGAGGTCGACGGAACGTCCGATCTTTCCGGAATCGGCGCCAACATCGCCGTGGCTCTGTCTCTTGCCAACGCCAAAGCAGCGGCAAGCACACTCAACATGGAACTCTATCAGTACCTCGGTGGCGCTTTTATCTCCCAGACCCCGCTGCCGTTAGGAAATGTTATCGGCGGTGGCGCTCATGCGGTTGACGCAACCGATATTCAGGAGTTCCTTATCGTGCCGACCGGCGCATCCACCGCTGCTGAAGCCGTATTCACCAATGCCCTCGTCCACAAACGCATAAAAGAGATCCTTATCGCGCGCGGTAAGGGCTGCGGTAAAGGCGACGAAGGGGCATGGGCTCCGCACATCGCCGACCTTGAAGCCTTTGAAATCGTAAACGAAGCAACCACGAAAGTCTTTGACGAAACCGGCATCGAAGTCCACATGGGACTTGACGTTGCCGCATCGGAGATGTGGGATGCCGCAAGCGGTAGATACGTCTATAAGAATGCAAAGCGAACTACTGAGGAGCAGATTGCATACATTGCCGACCTGACCGAAAAATACAACCTGATCTATGTCGAAGACCCGATTCAGGAAGAGGATTTCGAAGGGTTTGCACGTATCACCGAAGAAGTCTCCGGCCGCGACACTCTTATCTGCGGTGATGACATGTTCGTTACGAATGCTTCCCGTCTGGAAGAAGGTATCAAACTTGATGCCTGCAACTGTGTCCTGATCAAACCAAATCAGATCGGGACTCTGACGGACACCTTCGAAACGATCAGTCTCGCCCATGATTACGGGTATGAAACGGTCATGAGCCACCGATCTGGTGAAACGACCGACAACACCATCGCCCATCTTGCAACGGCATTCGGCTGCTGCTTTATGAAGAGCGGCGTTGTTGGTGGAGAGCGCATTGCTAAACTAAATGAACTTATAAGAATTGAGGAGCATTTCTAA
- a CDS encoding 50S ribosomal protein L18e, translating into MNKTNPRLESLIMMLKRASRENEANIWREIAGRLNTSSKNQAEVNVGKINRYANENEIILVPGKVLAAGVIGTSVSVAALNFSDAAREKITEAKGTCMTIEELVAANPKGSRVRILR; encoded by the coding sequence ATGAATAAAACTAACCCACGTCTCGAATCCTTAATCATGATGCTTAAACGCGCATCCCGGGAGAACGAGGCAAACATCTGGCGTGAAATTGCCGGCCGTCTGAACACGTCCAGCAAGAATCAGGCAGAAGTGAACGTCGGTAAAATCAACCGCTATGCAAACGAGAATGAGATCATCCTGGTTCCGGGCAAAGTGCTCGCAGCAGGTGTAATTGGTACTTCCGTATCCGTTGCAGCTCTCAACTTCTCCGATGCAGCCCGCGAGAAAATCACCGAAGCAAAAGGCACCTGCATGACAATCGAAGAGCTTGTCGCTGCAAATCCGAAAGGAAGCCGCGTAAGGATCCTGAGGTGA
- a CDS encoding 30S ribosomal protein S9 codes for MKIINTSGKRKTAIARATLREGKGRVRINSVPLEVYGNEIIRMKISEALALAPGSIDNVDVDIDVSGGGVMGQAEAIRTALGRGILSWTNDPKIKEVYISYDRTLLVNDSRQKEAKKPHGRGARARFQKSYR; via the coding sequence ATGAAAATTATTAACACCAGTGGAAAAAGAAAAACCGCAATTGCCCGCGCCACCCTTCGCGAGGGAAAAGGCAGAGTTAGAATTAACTCCGTCCCCCTTGAAGTATACGGTAACGAGATCATTCGCATGAAGATCTCCGAGGCACTTGCACTTGCACCAGGATCCATCGACAACGTCGATGTCGATATTGATGTCTCCGGCGGAGGCGTCATGGGTCAGGCAGAGGCAATCCGCACGGCACTTGGCCGCGGTATCCTTTCCTGGACCAATGACCCGAAGATCAAGGAAGTGTACATCTCTTACGACAGAACGCTCCTTGTCAATGACTCACGTCAGAAAGAAGCGAAGAAGCCTCATGGACGCGGTGCACGTGCACGGTTCCAGAAGTCTTATCGTTAA
- a CDS encoding 30S ribosomal protein S11 — translation MAEATEKWGIAHIFASFNNTIITVTDLSGAETICKSSGGMVVKQARNESSPYAAMQMAINIAQASKDKGITGLHIRVRAPGNGRQRSPGPGAQAAIRALSRAGMRIGRIEDVTPVPHDSIRAKGGRRGRRV, via the coding sequence ATGGCAGAAGCAACTGAAAAATGGGGTATTGCCCACATCTTTGCCTCATTCAACAACACCATCATCACCGTAACCGATCTTTCGGGTGCAGAAACCATCTGCAAATCCAGCGGTGGAATGGTCGTTAAGCAGGCCCGCAATGAGTCATCGCCCTACGCAGCAATGCAGATGGCAATCAACATCGCCCAGGCCTCCAAGGACAAAGGCATTACCGGACTCCACATTCGTGTTCGTGCTCCCGGAAACGGAAGACAGCGGTCACCCGGACCCGGCGCACAGGCAGCAATTCGTGCACTTTCACGTGCAGGTATGCGCATCGGCAGAATCGAAGACGTAACTCCGGTACCACACGACAGCATCCGTGCCAAAGGTGGCAGAAGAGGCAGGAGAGTCTGA
- a CDS encoding DNA-directed RNA polymerase subunit N codes for MIPVRCFTCGKVISTVWEEYQQRKAAGEDPKEILDSLGLDRYCCRRMLLSHKETVDELYPYT; via the coding sequence ATGATACCAGTTCGATGTTTCACCTGTGGAAAAGTAATTTCTACTGTATGGGAAGAATATCAACAGAGAAAAGCTGCGGGCGAGGATCCGAAAGAGATTCTGGATTCACTCGGGTTAGACCGATATTGCTGCAGAAGAATGCTTCTCTCTCACAAAGAGACTGTTGATGAGTTGTATCCGTACACGTGA
- a CDS encoding 30S ribosomal protein S4, with protein MGYPGKNTKQYSSPKRRFEKSRIESERVLAITYGLRNKREIWRATEVLRKHRSGAREVLAMTSSIGEAPKTIARRDELVGTLQRYGLLGPDAAMDNILSLKVEDILERRLQTIVYRKGLARSPKQARQLITHGHIAINGQRVSVPSYMVSIAEEAGIVYYATSSLGDEANGERQRIMNQRA; from the coding sequence ATGGGATACCCAGGAAAGAACACCAAACAATACTCTTCCCCGAAGCGCCGCTTCGAGAAGTCGCGTATTGAATCAGAACGCGTCCTTGCGATCACCTACGGTCTGCGTAACAAACGCGAGATCTGGAGAGCCACCGAAGTGCTGAGAAAGCACAGAAGCGGCGCCCGTGAAGTTCTCGCAATGACCTCATCCATCGGTGAAGCGCCCAAGACAATTGCCCGCCGCGATGAACTTGTCGGCACGCTCCAGCGCTACGGCCTTCTTGGCCCGGACGCAGCAATGGATAACATTCTGTCTTTAAAAGTCGAAGACATCCTTGAGCGCCGCCTTCAGACGATCGTCTACCGCAAAGGTCTTGCACGCAGCCCGAAACAGGCACGTCAGCTTATCACCCACGGACACATTGCTATCAATGGTCAGCGTGTGAGCGTTCCAAGCTACATGGTCTCCATTGCAGAAGAGGCTGGCATTGTGTATTACGCAACCTCCAGTCTCGGCGATGAAGCAAATGGTGAACGCCAGCGCATCATGAATCAGAGGGCATAA
- a CDS encoding RlmE family RNA methyltransferase — protein sequence MGSQWTKDNVYRKAMRDGYRARSAYKLIDINERFNVIRKTDNVVDLGAAPGSWLQVLKTMTEGQLCGVDLNPIIPLENVITITGDFTDPVIQAKVREAMPLVNVVVCDAAPHLSGAKAYDQARVMGLNEEALNFASGLLKQGSNLVMKSFQGADFNELLDLVKEKFYSVRVIRSTATRRGSTECYIIAKNFIGDADDDRKKRE from the coding sequence ATGGGATCACAATGGACAAAAGATAATGTATATAGAAAAGCTATGCGGGACGGGTATAGGGCCCGCTCGGCATACAAACTCATCGATATCAATGAACGATTCAATGTAATCCGGAAAACGGATAACGTGGTGGATCTCGGGGCGGCCCCCGGGAGCTGGCTTCAGGTTCTCAAAACGATGACCGAAGGCCAGCTCTGCGGTGTTGATCTGAACCCGATCATTCCTCTTGAAAACGTCATCACGATCACCGGCGATTTTACCGACCCGGTGATTCAGGCAAAAGTCCGGGAGGCCATGCCGCTTGTGAACGTCGTGGTATGCGACGCGGCCCCCCACCTCTCCGGAGCGAAAGCCTATGATCAGGCACGGGTCATGGGTCTCAATGAAGAAGCACTGAACTTTGCAAGCGGCCTTTTAAAACAGGGCAGCAATCTGGTCATGAAATCCTTTCAGGGAGCCGATTTCAACGAACTTCTCGACCTTGTCAAGGAAAAGTTCTACTCGGTCAGGGTTATCAGATCAACGGCCACCCGTCGGGGAAGTACCGAATGCTATATCATTGCAAAGAACTTCATAGGAGATGCCGATGACGACAGAAAAAAACGCGAGTGA
- a CDS encoding phosphoglycerate kinase gives MNFGTLADIETRGKTVLVRVDFNSPIDPSSNTILDDKRFREHIPTLQALEDARVVVLAHQSRPGKKDFTTLAAHADKLERLMNMPVTYVDDIFGTCAKHAIRDSHPGDIVLLENVRFSAEENLTMKPEDGAKTHLVRKLASMADLFVYDAFGTAHRSQPTITGLSYAMKTVAGLLMEKEVSMLSKVFTSAPKPVTFVLGGTKVDDSIAVAGNVLANKTADRVAIFGVVANVFYLAKGIDIGEPSRNLIHMLGYDDEVAKAKSILDSYPDKVLLPEYVAVKEHDERKEYPITRVPKDCPILDMGTDSIVQFSKALRNSGSIVFNGPAGVFEEAKFASGTFELLRAAANVDFSVCGGGHTVAVIEQLGLEPQYSHLSTGGGACIEFLTGKKLPAIAALEESWKKFGN, from the coding sequence ATGAACTTTGGGACTCTTGCAGATATTGAAACACGCGGAAAAACCGTTCTCGTCCGTGTGGATTTCAACTCCCCTATAGATCCTTCCTCCAATACTATTTTGGACGATAAACGTTTCCGCGAACACATCCCAACCCTGCAGGCACTGGAAGATGCCCGCGTTGTGGTCCTTGCTCACCAGAGCCGGCCCGGGAAAAAGGATTTCACCACGCTCGCCGCCCACGCCGATAAACTGGAGCGGCTCATGAATATGCCGGTCACCTACGTGGATGATATCTTCGGCACTTGTGCGAAGCACGCTATCCGTGATTCTCACCCGGGAGATATCGTTCTTCTGGAAAATGTCAGGTTCTCCGCAGAAGAGAATCTGACCATGAAGCCGGAGGACGGAGCAAAGACCCATCTTGTTCGAAAACTTGCCTCGATGGCCGATCTTTTTGTGTATGATGCATTCGGAACGGCCCACCGGTCCCAGCCGACGATCACCGGTCTTTCCTATGCCATGAAAACGGTTGCCGGCCTTCTCATGGAAAAGGAAGTGTCCATGCTTTCCAAAGTTTTCACCTCGGCGCCCAAACCCGTGACCTTCGTTCTGGGCGGAACGAAGGTGGATGATTCCATCGCGGTTGCCGGAAACGTTCTGGCAAACAAGACCGCCGACCGGGTTGCCATTTTCGGCGTGGTTGCAAACGTCTTTTATCTGGCAAAAGGGATCGACATCGGCGAGCCTTCACGAAATCTTATCCATATGCTCGGCTACGACGATGAAGTGGCCAAGGCAAAATCCATTCTCGACTCCTACCCCGACAAGGTTCTCCTGCCGGAGTACGTCGCGGTCAAAGAACATGATGAGCGGAAGGAGTATCCGATCACCCGTGTTCCCAAAGACTGCCCGATCCTCGATATGGGTACGGATTCTATTGTGCAGTTCTCAAAAGCACTGAGAAACTCGGGTTCGATCGTTTTCAACGGTCCGGCCGGTGTCTTCGAGGAGGCAAAGTTCGCGTCCGGTACATTCGAACTCCTGCGTGCGGCGGCGAATGTGGACTTTTCCGTCTGCGGCGGCGGCCACACGGTGGCGGTAATCGAGCAGCTAGGTCTTGAACCCCAGTATTCCCATCTTTCGACAGGAGGGGGGGCATGCATCGAATTTTTGACCGGAAAGAAGCTTCCGGCGATCGCTGCGCTGGAAGAGTCCTGGAAAAAATTCGGGAACTGA